From a single Paenibacillus sp. FSL W8-0426 genomic region:
- a CDS encoding nitric oxide synthase oxygenase: MRTDPEELKLEAERFIYTCYEELGHTREVAEARLVIVLGDIAATGMYTHTKEELEHGCKMAWRNSNRCIGRLFWDKLRIVDAREIETAAQAAEAILHHIRTASNGGKVIPMITVMAPEGPQGAPLRIWNHQLIRYAGYETENGIVGDPASVEMTEVAMSLGWQGAGTPYDVLPIIIQSDGQDPEWFEVPGEDIVEVRIEHPDRPEMAHLGLRWYGVPMIADMRLEIGGISYPAAPFNGWYMGTEIGARNLADPFRYNKLPEVAKALGMDTSSETTLWKDRALVELNAAVLHSFKKAGVSIVDHHTAASQFALFEQRESQEGRELTGDWTWLIPPVSPATTHIFHKPYRNKLVKPNFFYQEKAYSCQAAAFGDAPMKCPFAH, translated from the coding sequence ATGCGGACAGACCCGGAAGAGCTGAAACTGGAAGCGGAACGGTTTATATATACATGTTATGAAGAGCTGGGCCACACGCGCGAAGTCGCGGAGGCCCGGCTTGTTATCGTGCTGGGCGACATCGCGGCCACAGGCATGTACACGCACACGAAGGAAGAGCTGGAGCATGGCTGCAAAATGGCATGGCGGAACAGCAACCGCTGCATCGGCCGCCTGTTCTGGGACAAGCTGCGCATCGTGGATGCGCGCGAGATCGAGACGGCCGCTCAAGCAGCCGAGGCCATCCTTCACCATATCCGGACGGCATCGAATGGCGGCAAGGTCATTCCGATGATCACGGTTATGGCGCCGGAAGGGCCTCAAGGCGCTCCCTTGCGGATCTGGAATCATCAGTTGATCCGGTATGCCGGATACGAAACGGAGAATGGCATCGTGGGCGACCCGGCTTCGGTGGAGATGACTGAAGTGGCGATGTCCCTGGGTTGGCAAGGGGCGGGCACCCCATATGATGTGTTGCCGATCATTATTCAATCGGATGGACAGGACCCCGAATGGTTCGAGGTGCCGGGGGAGGATATCGTGGAAGTGCGCATCGAGCATCCGGACCGGCCAGAGATGGCCCATTTGGGCTTGCGCTGGTACGGCGTGCCGATGATTGCCGACATGCGTCTGGAAATCGGGGGCATTTCCTATCCGGCGGCACCGTTCAACGGGTGGTACATGGGAACGGAGATCGGCGCGCGCAATCTCGCCGATCCATTCCGGTACAACAAGCTGCCTGAAGTCGCGAAGGCGCTTGGCATGGACACGTCGAGCGAAACGACGCTATGGAAGGATCGGGCACTGGTGGAGCTCAATGCAGCCGTGCTGCATTCGTTCAAGAAGGCGGGCGTCAGCATCGTGGACCATCACACTGCGGCTTCGCAGTTTGCCTTGTTCGAGCAGCGGGAATCCCAGGAGGGACGCGAGCTGACCGGCGACTGGACTTGGCTTATTCCGCCTGTGTCGCCTGCAACGACGCATATTTTCCATAAGCCGTATCGCAACAAACTCGTGAAGCCCAATTTTTTTTATCAGGAGAAGGCGTATTCCTGCCAAGCTGCAGCTTTTGGCGACGCCCCGATGAAATGCCCGTTTGCCCACTAA
- a CDS encoding DNA starvation/stationary phase protection protein has translation MSTIQTTNTFNARMTELHNVLNRQIAGWSVLYTKLHNFHWYVKGPHFFTLHGKFEELYNLATANMDEVAERLLAIGGSPVATLSEQLSLSPIEEAAGQPTAEQMVEAVVADLRTMVSVIHEGIEAAGEAVDNATEDMLIGFTAGLEKEIWMLNAFLGK, from the coding sequence ATGAGCACAATCCAAACTACTAACACATTCAACGCACGCATGACCGAACTTCACAACGTACTGAACCGCCAAATCGCAGGCTGGTCCGTATTGTATACTAAACTGCACAACTTCCACTGGTATGTGAAAGGTCCTCATTTCTTCACCCTGCACGGCAAATTCGAAGAATTGTACAACTTGGCGACCGCCAACATGGACGAGGTTGCAGAGCGTTTGCTGGCTATTGGCGGCAGCCCCGTAGCTACGCTCAGTGAGCAGTTGAGCCTTTCGCCAATCGAAGAAGCGGCTGGACAACCAACCGCAGAGCAAATGGTGGAGGCCGTCGTTGCTGATCTCCGGACCATGGTGTCGGTCATTCATGAAGGCATTGAAGCTGCAGGCGAAGCCGTGGATAACGCAACCGAAGATATGCTGATCGGCTTCACGGCTGGACTGGAAAAAGAAATCTGGATGCTGAATGCTTTTCTGGGCAAATAA
- a CDS encoding helix-turn-helix domain-containing protein, whose amino-acid sequence MRPTVIERSILTGPSAHSYLQNMIEFDLPTTAALIKNLLFTVKGAERYVKLWDEEQLSDKAMVMEYALALLQHISEEAAREQVSVNFSTTEVAKYLGVSPQTINTWIRQGKIIGAEKEGQKWSKISEDAEVIFANGNRVSVAVLKANWEAENQNPEVDEITYLQKSIKEFEQNYGGTFEEVFGDKTIKELTAEDTDASVWWSYKARLASAQVSQR is encoded by the coding sequence ATGCGTCCAACCGTAATTGAAAGAAGTATCTTAACCGGACCGAGTGCTCACAGTTATTTACAAAATATGATCGAGTTCGACTTGCCAACCACAGCAGCACTCATTAAAAACTTATTGTTTACAGTGAAAGGGGCAGAACGTTACGTTAAACTGTGGGACGAGGAACAACTGTCCGACAAAGCAATGGTTATGGAGTATGCTTTAGCCTTGTTACAACACATTTCGGAGGAAGCTGCTCGAGAACAAGTTAGTGTAAACTTCTCAACTACAGAAGTTGCTAAGTACCTGGGCGTTTCACCGCAAACAATTAACACCTGGATTCGTCAGGGGAAAATAATTGGTGCTGAAAAAGAAGGACAGAAGTGGTCCAAAATTTCGGAAGATGCTGAAGTTATTTTTGCGAATGGTAATCGCGTCTCCGTTGCAGTATTGAAAGCGAATTGGGAAGCTGAAAACCAAAATCCAGAAGTCGATGAAATAACTTACTTACAAAAATCCATTAAAGAGTTTGAACAAAACTACGGTGGCACATTCGAAGAAGTTTTTGGCGACAAGACAATCAAAGAGCTCACAGCAGAGGACACAGATGCTTCGGTATGGTGGTCATACAAAGCGAGGTTAGCTAGTGCGCAAGTTTCTCAACGTTAA
- a CDS encoding HAD family hydrolase, with translation MEPEKKAIFFDVDDTLYDHLQPLRGALQEVIGLPDDFPYAEAYHRFRYYSDWLSDQEGLSAVPEPEAVERMRRRRFELMLKEFGIAVEPEQAAALQERYLGRQFHIQPFDGAYALMHELMEEGHFVGLITNGEGAHQERKLEALKVRDVIPRERIFISGTIGYAKPDRRLFEHVSKQTGTEARNSFYIGDSWRNDVVGAVNAGWQVIWFNHRQAEPESDHQAHYLAHSYEEIGRILAKAVSPVRVL, from the coding sequence ATGGAACCAGAGAAAAAAGCGATCTTTTTCGACGTGGACGATACACTGTACGATCATTTACAGCCGCTGCGGGGAGCGCTGCAGGAAGTCATCGGGCTGCCTGACGATTTTCCTTATGCGGAGGCATACCACCGTTTTCGTTATTACAGCGACTGGCTTTCCGATCAGGAAGGGCTATCCGCCGTGCCGGAGCCGGAAGCGGTGGAACGGATGCGCCGTCGGCGTTTTGAGCTGATGCTGAAAGAGTTCGGGATTGCGGTAGAACCTGAACAGGCTGCTGCACTCCAGGAGCGGTATTTGGGCCGCCAGTTCCACATTCAACCGTTTGATGGAGCGTATGCACTGATGCATGAATTGATGGAGGAAGGCCATTTTGTCGGTTTGATTACCAACGGCGAAGGTGCGCATCAGGAGCGGAAGCTTGAGGCACTGAAGGTGCGAGACGTGATTCCGAGAGAGCGTATTTTCATCTCGGGGACGATCGGCTATGCCAAGCCGGACCGCCGTTTGTTCGAGCATGTGAGCAAACAGACGGGGACCGAGGCGCGCAACAGCTTCTATATCGGAGACTCTTGGCGGAACGATGTCGTGGGCGCAGTCAATGCCGGTTGGCAGGTGATCTGGTTCAATCATCGCCAGGCCGAACCGGAATCGGATCATCAGGCGCATTACTTGGCTCATAGCTATGAGGAGATTGGACGAATATTGGCAAAGGCGGTGTCCCCTGTACGCGTGCTTTAG
- a CDS encoding adenine deaminase C-terminal domain-containing protein, whose translation MRVDQLIVNVRVYNSYYKRFEENNVAVLDGRFLYIGPGGTDRFEACEVIDARGRYMIPGLIDIHLHIESTMVTPATFSHGLIRCGVTSIVAEPHEMANVFGLEGVQEMMAASRETTVDMFYGIPSSVPATPMETTGGSIEIEDMDALLATGEIICLGEIMNYVDVIRDPECKTNQILRHIRKNYPDLVIEGHTPKLLGLDLHRLIYAGVDSDHTHQSIEGLQARIAAGMFIEIQEKSMTPEVIDYLIGHDVSQHFCFVTDDVMPDSLVARGHLDHIVRKAIGMGMRPEDAIYAATSTPAARMKMTDRGSIAPGKIADYSLVADLDKLSIEQVYKNGKKAYDDYEPYEQTRTAPQFPSHFYSSVKLNPLAASDFSIRLDDPKVNGSMLGAKAEASSAGSVTQLSDGLHNCRVMMVKDGSTFVEELIAPIEALNGELQWENSEYGQIATFERYAVNGNRAYGLIGGDTIKRGAIATTYSHDNHNLLVVGRNREDMILAANTVISSQGGFCVVEDGKVLSHLELPVGGILTEEPLAVVSHQVKELRAAMLSLGYVHYNPIMSLSTHSLAVSPALKITDHGLIDVNAGKVVPLIVD comes from the coding sequence ATGCGTGTCGATCAACTGATTGTCAATGTACGGGTGTACAACAGCTACTATAAACGATTCGAAGAGAATAACGTTGCCGTGCTGGACGGCAGATTTCTATACATCGGACCTGGCGGGACGGATCGGTTCGAAGCGTGCGAGGTGATCGATGCCCGGGGACGGTACATGATTCCCGGCCTCATCGACATCCATCTGCACATCGAAAGCACGATGGTGACCCCCGCGACCTTTTCTCATGGACTGATCCGATGCGGAGTTACCTCCATCGTGGCGGAACCGCATGAGATGGCAAACGTGTTCGGCCTGGAAGGCGTGCAGGAAATGATGGCCGCGAGCCGGGAGACGACGGTGGACATGTTCTACGGCATCCCGAGCTCCGTGCCGGCCACGCCGATGGAAACAACGGGCGGATCAATCGAAATCGAGGATATGGATGCGCTGCTTGCGACCGGGGAGATCATCTGTCTGGGCGAAATCATGAACTACGTTGACGTCATTCGCGATCCGGAATGCAAAACCAACCAGATTTTGCGCCATATCCGCAAAAACTATCCCGATCTTGTCATCGAAGGACATACGCCGAAGCTGCTGGGACTGGATCTGCATCGCCTGATCTATGCCGGGGTGGATTCCGATCATACCCATCAAAGCATCGAAGGCCTTCAGGCCCGCATCGCGGCAGGCATGTTCATCGAGATTCAGGAAAAATCGATGACGCCGGAAGTGATCGATTACTTGATCGGTCATGATGTGTCGCAGCATTTCTGCTTCGTCACGGATGACGTCATGCCGGATTCGCTCGTGGCCCGCGGACACCTTGACCATATCGTGCGCAAGGCCATCGGCATGGGCATGCGCCCCGAAGACGCCATCTATGCGGCAACGTCGACGCCTGCGGCACGGATGAAGATGACCGATCGCGGCAGCATCGCGCCGGGTAAAATCGCCGACTACTCGCTTGTAGCGGATCTGGATAAACTTTCGATTGAACAGGTATATAAAAACGGGAAGAAAGCTTATGACGATTACGAACCGTATGAGCAGACACGGACAGCTCCGCAATTTCCGTCACACTTCTATAGCAGCGTGAAACTGAATCCGTTGGCAGCCAGCGATTTCTCCATCCGGCTGGACGATCCCAAAGTGAACGGAAGCATGCTGGGAGCAAAGGCGGAGGCGAGTTCGGCAGGTTCGGTTACCCAGTTGTCCGATGGCCTGCATAACTGCCGGGTGATGATGGTGAAAGACGGTTCGACCTTTGTGGAAGAGCTGATCGCGCCGATCGAAGCGTTGAACGGTGAATTGCAATGGGAAAACAGCGAATACGGTCAAATCGCGACGTTCGAGCGTTATGCCGTGAACGGCAATCGGGCGTATGGCCTGATTGGCGGGGATACGATCAAACGCGGTGCCATTGCAACGACATATTCGCATGACAATCACAACCTTCTGGTTGTAGGACGTAATCGCGAAGATATGATTCTGGCAGCTAACACGGTGATTTCGAGCCAGGGTGGTTTCTGTGTAGTGGAAGACGGCAAAGTATTGTCCCATCTGGAACTGCCGGTGGGTGGCATCCTGACCGAGGAACCACTCGCTGTTGTATCACATCAAGTGAAGGAGCTGCGCGCAGCGATGCTCTCGCTCGGGTATGTACACTATAATCCGATCATGTCGCTAAGCACGCATTCGCTGGCGGTAAGCCCGGCGCTCAAGATCACGGATCATGGCTTGATCGATGTTAATGCGGGCAAAGTTGTACCATTGATCGTGGATTAA
- a CDS encoding ABC transporter ATP-binding protein, translating into MALLTLDQVSVAYDNQTILKDFRLELEKGKLLSLLGPSGCGKTTTLRLIAGFLEAQQGKFMFGGKDYTKVPVNKRNFGFVFQSYALFPHLSVYDNVAFGLRMRKVKDKDIGARVMRILEVVNLNGFEKRFPQELSGGQRQRVAIARALVIEPDLLLFDEPLSNLDANLRVNMRVEIRRIQQELGITTLYVSHDQEECFSISDQVAIMNKGVVEQLDRPETIFKYPATEFVARFIGFHNFIEFADRSDAGDTITLKAGGRQFTATAHPGTARPGARKGAIRPDDLIVSGDTSEQLNALPGIVKVSTYLGRSYQYVIETELGDFTANQEMETPYLSGQRVSLIFPQDKLVLVE; encoded by the coding sequence ATGGCATTGCTGACTTTGGACCAGGTATCGGTGGCTTATGACAACCAGACGATCCTGAAGGATTTTCGATTGGAGCTGGAAAAAGGCAAGCTGCTCTCCCTCCTTGGACCGAGCGGCTGCGGCAAAACAACGACACTGCGTCTCATCGCCGGATTTCTGGAAGCACAGCAAGGCAAGTTCATGTTCGGCGGCAAGGACTATACGAAGGTTCCGGTGAACAAACGGAATTTCGGATTTGTGTTTCAGAGCTATGCGCTGTTCCCGCATTTGTCGGTTTACGACAACGTAGCCTTCGGCCTGCGGATGCGCAAAGTGAAGGATAAAGATATCGGGGCGCGCGTCATGCGCATTCTCGAAGTGGTGAACCTGAACGGTTTCGAAAAAAGGTTCCCGCAGGAGCTGTCCGGCGGTCAGCGGCAGCGCGTGGCGATTGCCCGCGCGCTGGTCATCGAGCCGGATCTGCTGCTCTTCGACGAGCCGCTCAGCAACCTCGATGCCAACCTGCGGGTGAACATGCGCGTGGAGATCCGCCGAATCCAGCAGGAGCTGGGGATTACGACATTGTACGTCTCGCATGATCAGGAGGAGTGCTTCTCCATTTCCGACCAGGTGGCGATCATGAACAAAGGCGTCGTCGAGCAGCTCGACCGCCCGGAAACGATTTTCAAATATCCGGCGACGGAATTCGTGGCCCGATTCATCGGGTTCCACAACTTCATCGAGTTCGCGGACCGCAGTGATGCGGGCGATACGATTACCCTGAAAGCAGGCGGAAGACAGTTCACCGCGACGGCACATCCGGGGACGGCAAGACCGGGCGCTCGCAAAGGCGCGATTCGTCCCGACGACCTGATCGTGAGCGGCGACACTTCGGAACAATTGAACGCATTGCCGGGCATCGTGAAGGTCAGCACGTATTTGGGACGCAGTTACCAATACGTGATCGAGACGGAGCTGGGAGACTTCACCGCCAATCAGGAGATGGAGACGCCTTATCTCAGCGGACAGCGGGTCAGCCTCATTTTCCCGCAGGACAAGCTTGTACTTGTGGAATAG